One genomic segment of Hordeum vulgare subsp. vulgare chromosome 2H, MorexV3_pseudomolecules_assembly, whole genome shotgun sequence includes these proteins:
- the LOC123424923 gene encoding CASP-like protein 5A3 gives MLLRSSHPVVHPYPAAPAPAGLGQGPVVAAPAAVAQGPVAPAPAAVAQAQAAAAAAQAQGQGPVPAPAPAVAAEEGDGNAPPPGVQMVDPRGAPGTRWGLGARLAQALLGAAAVAFMASTDDFHEVTAFRLLVAAESLQCLWSLALAAVDVYALLVKRSFRTPRVTTIYSTGDWVTGGLGFAAASGSAAITILIDDDLLLCSENHCPTYMAATAMAFLSWFAIAPCCLINLWTAVYRVQRA, from the exons ATGTTGCTGCGCTCCAGCCATCCCGTCGTGCACCCGTACCCGGCGGCTCCCGCTCCGGCTGGGCTGGGGCAGGGGCCGGTGGTCGCCGCTCCGGCTGCCGTGGCGCAGGGACCGGTGGCTCCCGCTCCGGCTGCGGTGGCGCAGGCGCAGGCGGCAGCTGCTGCGGCCCAGGCGCAGGGACAGGGCCCGGttccggctccggctccggctgtggcggcggaggagggggacGGGAACGCGCCGCCTCCCGGGGTGCAGATGGTGGACCCGAGGGGGGCGCCGGGGACGCGCTGGGGGCTCGGGGCCCGCCTCGCGCAGGCGCTGCTCGGGGCCGCCGCCGTCgccttcatggcctccaccgacGACTTCCACGAGGTCACCGCCTTCCG cctCCTGGTAGCAGCAGAGTCTTTGCAATGCCTGTGGAGCCTGGCCCTGGCCGCCGTGGACGTCTACGCGCTTCTTGTCAAGCGCTCGTTCCGGACTCCCCGAGTTACCACCATATATTCCACCGGGGACTGG GTCACTGGAGGACTGGGCTTCGCTGCAGCGAGTGGGTCGGCAGCCATCACCATTCTCATCGACGACGACCTGCTACTGTGCTCGGAGAACCACTGCCCGACCTATATGGCCGCCACCGCCATGGCTTTCTTGAGCTGGTTCGCAATCGCGCCGTGCTGTCTCATTAACCTCTGGACGGCGGTCTACAGAGTACAGAGGGCGTAG